GCGCCGCCTCGTCTCGCGCCGGACATTGCCCTTCATGACTCGGTGGAACTGCGCGGTTATTCGGACATGCCCAAAGTCGGTCCGCTGACGCCCGCGCAAATCGCCCGCCTGCGCCACGGCTACTATGCGTCCACGAGTTTCACCGATGCGCAAATCGGACGCGTCCTCGATGCCCTCGACCGCACCGGCCTGGCCCAAAACACCATCATTGTCCTGTGGAGCGATCACGGCTACCATCTCGGCGAGCATGGACTCTGGTGTAAAACCACCTGCTACGAGTCCGACACCCGCGTGCCCTTCATCATTGCCACGCCCGACGACCGCCCGCGCGGTGTCCGCACCGATGCGCTCGTCGAGCTTCTGGACATCTACCCGACGTTGGTCGAACTCTGCGGTCTGCCTTCGCGCGAAAAGCTCGAAGGCCGCAGCCTCGTGCCCAACCTCGGCAATCCCGCCGCCCCGGGGCGCGACGGCGCGCGCAGCCAGTTTCCGCGCCCCTGGCCCCTGCGCAAGGATGCCCTGCCCGGCGTGATGGGCTATGCCGTGCGCACCACCGGGCACCGCTACGTTGAATGGCGCAAATTTGGCACGCTCGATGTCGTCGCGCGCGAGCTCTACGCTTACAAAGGCGACCAGCTTTTTGAAACCGAGAATATCGTCAACCGTCCTGAAAGCGCCGCCCTTGTCCGTCGCATGGCGGCCATGCTGCCGCAGGAAATCCCGTGAACGCTCTGCCCGTGTTCTTATCCTGCGATAACTGACCGCCTTAAACTTTGAATTTCTACATATTCCATGAAAGCACACTCCTTGGCCTCTCTTCTTTTTGTATTATTGTTTGAGCCGCTGGCATGTTCTGCGGAAACACCCGCCCGGGCCGATCCCGCGGGGACGAGCGAGGGCTTGGAGGCGGCCCGGTTGCTCAAGCAGCCATCCGAGCCCGGCATGGCCGAGACGCAGGCGCGGCGGCTCGTCGCGCTCATGACCCCGGAGGAGCGTTTCGACATGGTGAGCGGGGGAAACTCCTTCGGCATCAGCGGCGTGCCCCGGCTTGGCATCCCCGCCATCAATTTCGCCGACGCATCCGCCGGCATTCGCATCATCAAGGACACACCCACGGAAATATACAAGCAAACCACCGCGTTTCCCGCCACCATCCTGCTTGCGTCCACTTGGGACCGCGATCTGGCGGCCGCCTACGCGAAGGCCATCGGCGAGGAGATGCGCGCGGGCAACATCCACGTGCTCCTGGGCCCCGGCGCCAACATTTACCGCGTTGCCCTGAACGGGCGCAATTTTGAATACATGGGCGAGGATCCGTTTCTTTCCTCGCGCATGATCGAAAACTATGTGCGCGGCCTGCAATCCATGGGCGTCGCGGCCACGCTGAAACATTTTATTGGAAACGAGACGGAGTTGTTTCGCAAAACCTCCAACTCAATCATCGACGAGCGCGCGCTGAACGAAATCTATCTGCCCGCGTTCAAGGCCGGCATCGACGCCGGCGCATGGGCGGTGATGACTTCCTACAACCAGATCGACGGGGAGTGGGCCGGCCAGAGCGCAGGCGTGATCAACGGATTGCTGCGCGGCAAACTCGGCTTCCAGTGGCTGTGCATGACCGACTGGGTTTCCACGTGGGACGGGAAAAAGCTGGCCGCTTCGGGACAGGATCTGGAGAAACCGTCCGGCTTTGCGCTAAAGCGTGACCGTGACGCGCTGCTCGGCACACCGGAGATAGATCGCATGGCGGTGCGTATATTAAAAACCTGCATCGCCGCCGGGCTGTTTGCCGCGAATTTTCAGCGGCCCGAACTGATGGACAATTGGGCTGGTCGCGAGGCGGTCGCGCGCCGCGTCAACGAATGCGGCATCATCCTGCTCCAGAACAACGGCATCCTGCCGATCGCGCCCGATTGCGCGAAGGGTGGCACCATCCTTGTCGTGGGCACGAACGCCTCGCGCAAGGAAATGTCGGGGCGCGGATCCGGCCACGTGAAGGGCTTTAATAACAAAAGCTACGCGGAGGCCGTGGCTGAGACATTCGAGGGTGATGTCGTTGTGGAGCGATATCCGAGCGACTCGCAAATTCGCGCGGCGTCGTTGATATTATATTTTCCCGGCTACCCGCTCGAAGGAGTGCCCGCCGAGTCCGAGTCACTCGACCGCCCCTTCTGGATGCCTGACGACAAATTGCTCGAAAGATGCGCTCGTCTGAATCCCCGCACCGTCGTTTGCGTCACCGCCGGAGCCGGCGTGGAGATGGACTGGGCTCCGCAGGCGGCGGCGATCGTGCAGGCTTATTACGGCGGCCAGACCGGGGCGGCGGCGTTGATGGATATTCTCACGGGCAAGGTGAACCCGTCTGGAAAACTTCCCTTCACCATCGAAAAGCGTTTCGAGGATTCACCCGGTTTCGGATATGACCGGCGCCCGTTTGAAATCAGCAAGACCTGGCCGATCGCTTATTTCGACAAGACAAAACTGAACGGAATCATGGTGAACAGGGAAAAAACAGAGGCGTCTGTTTATAATATACATTACAAGGAGGGCGTTTTTGTCGGTTATCGCTGGTATGATGAAAAACGCATCGAGCCGCGCTTTCCCTTCGGGCATGGGTTATCCTATACAACATTTCAATATGACGATCTTGTGGTGGAAAAAACCGATGGTGACCGGGTGCGGGTGAGTTTTCGGCTCACCAACACAGGCAAGCGAGAGGGTGCTGAGATCGCGCAGCTTTATGTGGGAGACGTGCGTGCTGGCGTGCAGCGCTCGACGCATGAATTGAAGGGTTTCCAGCGGGTTGCGCTCAAACCGGGCGAATCCCAGACCGTCAACCTGGAGCTCGGACGCGACGCCTTCAGCTTTTGGGATGTGACAACACACGCCTGGCGTGTCGAGCCCGGCGAATTTGAAATCAGCGTGGGCGCGTCCTCGCGCGCGCTGCCACTCAAAAAACAGATCAAATTATAAGCTGGAGGGCGTGACTGTTGGTTATGATAAAAAAGACTATTCTATGAAAACATTCCCCCTTATCGCGATCGCGGCCTCCTTCGCCGCGCACATGATCCCGTCCTTGGAGGCCGTCTCCGCGGCCGACCGGCCCGTCTGGGCCGATCCTTCGCGGCAGCACGAGGGGCTGGAGCCGGCTGCGGCGCAGATGACGCGCTTCGCCGACGCGGCCACCGCGCGCACCCTCGACCGCGCGCGCTCGCCGTTTTACCGTTCGCTCAACGGCGACTGGAAGTTCCACTGGGTCCCGCATCCCGGCGAGGCCGGGCGCCCGCGCGAGTTCTGGCGGACCGACTTCGACGACCGCGACTGGAAGACCATCCCCGTGCCCTCCTGCGTCGAGATCGAGGGCCACGGCATCCCCATTTACACCAACACCGTTTACCCGTGGCGCGAGGTGAAGCCGCCCGAGATCACCGGCGACTACAACCCCGTTTCCAGCTACCGGCGCACGTTCGCCGTGCCCGCGGAGTGGCGCGCGGACGACCGCGAGGTGTTCATCACCTTCGAGGGCGTCAGCTCGTTTTTCACCGTCTGGCTCAACGGCAAAAAACTCGGTTTCAACAAGGACAGCCGCACGCCCGCGACCTTCCGCCTCACCCCGCACCTGCGCGACGGCGGCGCCGAGAACCTCCTCGCCGTCGAGGTGTTCCGCTGGAACGACGGCTCCTATCTTGAGGACCAGGACTGCTGGCGGCTCAGCGGCATCTTCCGCGACGTCTGGCTGTGGAGCGCGCCCGGCGTGCACCTGCGCGACTTCAAGGTCACCACCACGCTCGATGCGGCGCACCGCGACGCCACCCTCGCGCTCACCGGCGAGTTGAAAACTTCACCGCGCAACCCCGCGCCGTCGCCCTTCCGCCGTGCTCCTCGCCCCGACGGCCGCGAACTCGCGCGCCTCGCCGCTGGTGTTCCCTGTAGGGCCTGACCTTGCGTCAGGCCGCGGCTCGACGCAAGGTCGAGCCCTACAGGCCACCGTCCCGGCCGGCGGCGCCGCGCCGGTCGCGCTCTCCGCCGCCGTCGCCGCGCCCGCGCTGTGGTCGGCCGAGACGCCCGCGCTGCACACCCTGCTCCTCACCGTCAGCGACGCGCAGGGCCGCGCCCTCGAAGTCATCCCCTGGCGCGTCGGCTTCCGCTCCACCGAAACGCGCGACGGGCAGTTTCTGGTCAACGGCCGGCCCGTCCTTTTCCGCGGCGTCAACCGCCACGAATGGGACCCCGACCGCGGCTACTCCGTCACCCGCGAGGGCATGCTCAAGGACATCCTCCTCATGAAGCGCAACAACTTCAACGCCGTGCGCACCTGCCACTATCCGAACACGCCCGAGTGGTACGCCCTCTGCGACGAATACGGCCTCTACGTCATCGACGAGGCCAACATCGAGTCCCACGCCCAGATGGGGGAGACCTACGCGGGCCGCCAGACCGCCCTCGCCGACCAGCCCGAGTGGCGCGAGGCCCACCTCGACCGCACCGCCGCATGTACGAGCGCGACAAGAACCACGCCTGCGTCGTCGGCTGGTCGCTGGGCAACGAGTCCGCCCACGGCGAGGCCTTCATCGCCGCCTACCATTGGCTCAAGCAACACGACACCCGCCCCGTCCAATACGAGGCCGACAACAGCGGCGAGTTCACCGACGTCATCTGCCCGATGTATCCCTCGCCCGCCTCCGTCCTCCACTCCGACCTGCCCTGCTCCAAACCCTTCATCATGTGCGAATACGCCCACGCCATGGGCAACAGCACCGGCGACATGTGGGCCTACTGGCGCCCCATCTACGACGGCGCCCCGTATCTCCAGGGCGGCTTTATCTGGGAATGGGCCGACCACGGCCTGCGCGCCCCCGTGCCCGCCTCGCTCAAAGTCGAGCATGTCGAAAACACCAAATCGCTCCCGCTCGACCCGAAACTCGGCACCTTCTTCGCCTACGGCGGCAGCTTCGGCGAACCCGGACGCTTCCCGCACGACGGCAACTTTTGCGCCGACGGCATCGTCTCCCCCGACCGCCTCCCCCACCCCGGCATGGCCGAGGTGAAAAAAATCTACCAGCCCGTGCAAATGCGCGCGCTCGACCTCGCCGCGTCCGCGCCCGAAATCGAAATCAAAAACTGGGCCGATTTCCAAAACACCGCCGAGTGGCTCGACGCGCGCTGGCGCCTCGTCGCCGAGGGCAAAACGCTCCAGCAAGGCGCGCTCGCCGGTCTTTCCGTCGCCCCGCGCGAGGCCAAACGCATCGCGATTCCGCTGCGCGCCCTCACCCCCGAGCCGGGGTGGAGTATTCCTCGAAGTCAGTTTCACCTCCGCGAAAAACGCCCTGGGCCGATGCCGGCCATGAAGTCGCTCGGAACAGTTCAAACTCCGTTTCGGTAGGGCGAAGCCTCCGGCTGAGCCGCGGCTCGGCGGGGACGCCTCGCCCTACCTTTCCGCCTCCAGCCCCGCTCCCGCTCTCGCCCTCGCCGAAACCGCCACCCGCATCACCGTGACCGGGAAAACCTTCTCCGCCGCCTTTGACCGCGCCACCGGCTTCCTCGCCTCGCTCAAAACCGGCGAGATCGAACTCCTCGCCGCCCCTCTCGCCCCGCACTACTGGCGCGCACCCGTGGACAACGACCGCGGCAACAACATGGCCGACCCCGGCAAACCCGTCCCCGGACGCCCCTCCGCCCGTGGCCCCGGCGCGTGGCGCACCGCGACTGATTCGTGGAAACTCGCCGCCCTCGAAACCACCACCGCCCCCGACGGTGCCGTCACCCTCACCGCCACCGGCCGCCTGAATCCGTCAACCGCTCGCA
This genomic stretch from Termitidicoccus mucosus harbors:
- a CDS encoding beta-glucosidase family protein; this translates as MKAHSLASLLFVLLFEPLACSAETPARADPAGTSEGLEAARLLKQPSEPGMAETQARRLVALMTPEERFDMVSGGNSFGISGVPRLGIPAINFADASAGIRIIKDTPTEIYKQTTAFPATILLASTWDRDLAAAYAKAIGEEMRAGNIHVLLGPGANIYRVALNGRNFEYMGEDPFLSSRMIENYVRGLQSMGVAATLKHFIGNETELFRKTSNSIIDERALNEIYLPAFKAGIDAGAWAVMTSYNQIDGEWAGQSAGVINGLLRGKLGFQWLCMTDWVSTWDGKKLAASGQDLEKPSGFALKRDRDALLGTPEIDRMAVRILKTCIAAGLFAANFQRPELMDNWAGREAVARRVNECGIILLQNNGILPIAPDCAKGGTILVVGTNASRKEMSGRGSGHVKGFNNKSYAEAVAETFEGDVVVERYPSDSQIRAASLILYFPGYPLEGVPAESESLDRPFWMPDDKLLERCARLNPRTVVCVTAGAGVEMDWAPQAAAIVQAYYGGQTGAAALMDILTGKVNPSGKLPFTIEKRFEDSPGFGYDRRPFEISKTWPIAYFDKTKLNGIMVNREKTEASVYNIHYKEGVFVGYRWYDEKRIEPRFPFGHGLSYTTFQYDDLVVEKTDGDRVRVSFRLTNTGKREGAEIAQLYVGDVRAGVQRSTHELKGFQRVALKPGESQTVNLELGRDAFSFWDVTTHAWRVEPGEFEISVGASSRALPLKKQIKL
- a CDS encoding sugar-binding domain-containing protein — translated: MKTFPLIAIAASFAAHMIPSLEAVSAADRPVWADPSRQHEGLEPAAAQMTRFADAATARTLDRARSPFYRSLNGDWKFHWVPHPGEAGRPREFWRTDFDDRDWKTIPVPSCVEIEGHGIPIYTNTVYPWREVKPPEITGDYNPVSSYRRTFAVPAEWRADDREVFITFEGVSSFFTVWLNGKKLGFNKDSRTPATFRLTPHLRDGGAENLLAVEVFRWNDGSYLEDQDCWRLSGIFRDVWLWSAPGVHLRDFKVTTTLDAAHRDATLALTGELKTSPRNPAPSPFRRAPRPDGRELARLAAGVPCRA